Part of the Methylomonas rapida genome is shown below.
CAAAGCAAGCGAAATTAGAGGCAAAAGCCTTAACGTTAAAACAAGAGGCGGCAAATTCTGAAAACGCTTATACAGTACGTGTGCTGTGCGATGAATATTTAGCCGGACATGTTTGCCGTCATAGAGCCCCAAAAGGCTCTGCTGAAATTACAAGGATGTTTAACACGATGCTGGGGGATATGGCGGATTTGCCACCCACTGCAATTACGCGAGCAATGGCTTTTGATTTGATTCAAAAGTACGCTGCAATATCGCCCGTGCAGGCTGGAAAATTACGATGTGAGCTAGGCGCCGCATGGGATTATGCAATGGATGCTGGCAGACTGCCTGAAGCTGCTGTAAATTGGTGGCGCTTAATTTTCCATCACAGGGTTTTAACCACCGGCTTCAGTCGGTCAGCTTTAGCTATAAGATTTTCGAGGCTTTTGGACTGAAAGGGTTCTGTTGAAAATGTATAAAGCCTGTTATGGCTGTTTGAGTATTACAGAGCCAGTGTGAGCCAGCCCGCCAGATAATTGGGGGCAGAAATCTTTTTGGTATTTTGTAACCCAGCGACGCGTCGTTCAGTCGACGCGTATCGGGACTTTCAGTCCGTTATTCGAACCCACCTGCTTTAGCAGGTGGTTGTTTAGCTAACCCATGAAGCCAGCATCATTGCTGGCTTCTTTCGTTTCAAAGGCAGTTAATCGGGAGCAGGCCCCCTAAAGCCAGGGTCTGCATTTGCATAGGCGGGACGCTATCAGGGTTTTGTCGGTTGGTTTTGCAGTAAATGCTCAATGTCGGACCGAATGGCGGCAGGTGCCCTGAAAGGGGAATATCGCTTCACGACTCGCCCCTGTCTGTCGATCAGGAATTTGGTGAAATTCCATTTGATGGCTTGGCTGCCAAGGGCTCCCGAGGCTTGCGATTTCAAAAACGTATAGAGCGGGTGAGCGTGCTTGCCATTGACGGCGATTTTTTCGAACAGCGGAAAGCTAACCTGATAAGTCATTTCGCAAAAATCGGCAATTTCCTGGCTGTTGCCAGGTTCTTGCTTGCCGAACTGGTTGCACGGGAAGCCCAAAACTGCAAAGCCCTGATCTTTGAATTCCCGATAAAGTTGCTCCAGTCCGCGATATTGCGGCGTGAAGCCGCAGCGGCTGGCCGTGTTGACGATCAGCAGCACTTGGCCTTTGAACGACTCCAGCGGAATCGTTTCGCCGGCGAGGCTATTGGCGCTATAGGAATAGATGGTTTCCATAAGTTTCATGCCGCTTGCGTTTGCAGTGATTTTGCCAGGAAGAAGTTTTTGAAATAAGGCATGAAGCTGGCGGTGATCGGAATCGAATAAAAGCAATAGATCGCGGCGGCTTCTCCGGTCGAAACGCCCAGAAACCATTGCGGCATCAACAGCGTCATCAAGGCCATGAAGCAGTGATAAGAGGCGATTTTCCAGTTGTCTTTCCAAACGAAGCCGCTCAATGCCAATGCAAATAGCGAGCCATGGGTCACGAGCAATCCGAACGCAGCCGGAATCAGGTAGCCGATGTGGTAAATCCCCATGAACAAACAAGCGACTTTGTTGCCGATGAAGTTGGGATCGATACCGAATAATTGCCATTCCTTCGGTAAAAAGGTGCAGATCAAAAAGAACGAGCTCAGCGTGGTGCCGAGCAGGGTGGCTTTTTTCAGCGCCAGTTTGTCGCTGGAGTAAGTCGCCAGCGCCGGCATGATTGCAAAGGCCTGCAGGGCGATGTGGTAGGTCGATAACTGACTGAGAAAAAGATTCGTACCGTAACCGCATTGATCGGCCACGGGATAAGCGAAGTACTGAATCAATTCCATCAACGAGAAGTGAAAGATCGCATAGGCACGGGCCAGGCGCACCCAAAAGGCTTCCTCTTTGTCCATAAAGGTGATGCCCGAGGCTACGAAGCCGACTACCCCAAGACCCAAGGACATATTTGCACTAAAACACATGATAGGACCGTTATTTTTATTGGCGGCACGATAACTAAACCTCGATGAAAATCGAGCCGCTTGGGTTAAGGAAAATGTGGTTTGCAATCGACCGATGCCTACAGGCGTATGGCTCGAGAGTCAATTGTCATATAAAAGTTCGGGATTCTAGCAAAGTTCCGAACCGGTGGTCGTTAAAACCATGCTCTCACTCTGAGTCCGTTCTGGTAGGGAGGCTAACAAGCCCTGGCACATACCCAGACGTCTACCCGGTTAACCCCATGGTGTTTTAGTGCTTGCGCCAGCGCGTCGGCGGTGGCGCCGGTGGTCATGACGTCATCGACGATGACGATGTGTTGATGGTTTAGAGGGCTGATTACGCTGAAAGCATTTCTCAGGTTTTTTCTGCGCTGTTTGGCCGGCAATTCGGTTTGATGAGCGGTATTCCGGTTGCGTATGCAGCTGTTTAAGTCCAACGGGATCGATAGCCGGTTGGCCAGATGGCGGGCGATTTCCAGGGATTGATTGAAACCGCGTTCTTGGTAGCGTCTGCGATGCAAGGGCACGGGAATGATACATTCCGGCAACTCCGCCGTTTGCTCAAGATGGGTTGCCAGCAGGTTGCCCAGTAGGCGGGCGTGTAAATAGCGCTGGTTGAATTTCAACTGGGTAATCAGAAATCGCAGCAAATCATCATAGAGAAAGGGCGCGTGGGTTTCATCGAAGTGGGGTGATTTTTTCAGGCAGCGCCCGCAAAGTTGCGGCGTTGATATCGCTGTTTCAAAGGGTTCGCCGCAGCGATAGCAGCAGTGCAGGTTTCTGCTTAAATCGTCATAGCAAGCCCGGCATAAATCCAATCCATCAAATCCTGCTTGCCCACAGAAGATACAGCGCGGCGGCAGCCATTTGTTCTGTATAATATTCAGCCAGTTGTTCACTTTTATTTTTGAAATAGGTTGATAAGCGGTTCGGTTCGCCGTTTTGCCTGCACAGTTTGGAGAGTATCAGAATG
Proteins encoded:
- a CDS encoding glutathione peroxidase yields the protein MKLMETIYSYSANSLAGETIPLESFKGQVLLIVNTASRCGFTPQYRGLEQLYREFKDQGFAVLGFPCNQFGKQEPGNSQEIADFCEMTYQVSFPLFEKIAVNGKHAHPLYTFLKSQASGALGSQAIKWNFTKFLIDRQGRVVKRYSPFRAPAAIRSDIEHLLQNQPTKP
- a CDS encoding DUF5765 domain-containing protein: MCFSANMSLGLGVVGFVASGITFMDKEEAFWVRLARAYAIFHFSLMELIQYFAYPVADQCGYGTNLFLSQLSTYHIALQAFAIMPALATYSSDKLALKKATLLGTTLSSFFLICTFLPKEWQLFGIDPNFIGNKVACLFMGIYHIGYLIPAAFGLLVTHGSLFALALSGFVWKDNWKIASYHCFMALMTLLMPQWFLGVSTGEAAAIYCFYSIPITASFMPYFKNFFLAKSLQTQAA
- a CDS encoding ComF family protein, with translation MLRFLITQLKFNQRYLHARLLGNLLATHLEQTAELPECIIPVPLHRRRYQERGFNQSLEIARHLANRLSIPLDLNSCIRNRNTAHQTELPAKQRRKNLRNAFSVISPLNHQHIVIVDDVMTTGATADALAQALKHHGVNRVDVWVCARAC